A window of the Brassica oleracea var. oleracea cultivar TO1000 chromosome C1, BOL, whole genome shotgun sequence genome harbors these coding sequences:
- the LOC106302733 gene encoding ESX-1 secretion-associated protein EspI-like has translation MAQPPGLTKPSHATCKIKKYKHCYNLEHVCPKFCPDTCHVECASCKPICGPASPGDDAGDTPPAPVPPVSPPPPAPVPPVSPPPPVTPTPTDPMPPAPVSPPPPAPVPPVSPPPPTPTPYVPSPTPPVSPPPPSPTPAVPSPTPPSSPPPTTPTPAVPSPTAPSSPPPTTPTPAVPSPTPPSSPPPPSPTPAVPTPPDVTPTPPTPAVPSPPDVTPTPPTPPSSPTPPGSTPTTPTPSVPTPSPSVPVPSAPNSPPYVPPSSPTPTPPSDGEAGAGVRRARCKKKGSPCYGVEYSCPSACPRSCEVDCVTCKPLCNCDKPGSVCQDPRFIGGDGLTFYFHGKKDSNFCLISDPNLHINAHFIGKRRPGMARDFTWVQSLAVLFGTHRFYVGALKTATWDDSVDRISASLDGNVISLPQLDGATWTSSPGVYPQVSVKRVNADTNNIEVEVEGLLKITARVVSITMEDSRIHGYDVKEDDCLAHLDLGFKFQNLSDNVDGVLGQTYRPNYVSRVKIGVHMPVMGGDREFQTTGLFAPDCSAARFTGNGGRNGGWSKMELPEMSCASGVGGKGVVCKR, from the exons ATGGCTCAACCCCCTGGCTTGACAAAGCCAAGCCATGCAACTTGTAAGATCAAGAAGTACAAACATTGTTACAATTTAGAACATGTTTGTCCCAAGTTCTGCCCTGACACTTGTCATGTTGAATGTGCTTCTTGCAAGCCCATATGTGGTCCTGCTTCCCCCGGGGATGATGCCGGAGACACTCCTCCTGCTCCGGTTCCACCTGTTTCACCACCACCTCCGGCTCCTGTTCCGCCAGTTTCACCACCGCCTCCAGTCACGCCTACTCCCACTGATCCTATGCCTCCGGCACCTGTTTCACCACCTCCTCCGGCTCCTGTTCCGCCAGTTTCACCACCACCTCCTACTCCTACACCGTATGTTCCAAGTCCTACTCCGCCAGTTTCACCACCACCTCCGTCTCCTACACCGGCTGTGCCAAGTCCTACTCCACCATCTTCACCACCACCTACTACTCCCACACCAGCTGTGCCAAGTCCTACTGCACCATCTTCACCACCACCTACTACTCCCACACCAGCTGTGCCAAGTCCTACTCCACCTTCTTCACCACCACCTCCTTCTCCTACACCAGCTGTACCAACCCCTCCTGATGTTACTCCCACTCCTCCTACACCGGCTGTACCAAGTCCTCCTGACGTCACTCCCACTC CTCCCACACCTCCGTCGTCCCCAACTCCTCCTGGATCTACTCCCACGACTCCAACGCCTTCTGTCCCAACTCCTTCTCCTTCCGTCCCTGTTCCAAGTGCTCCAAACTCTCCTCCTTACGTTCCCCCATCCTCGCCTACTCCAACGCCACCATCGGATGGGGAGGCAGGAGCAGGAGTTAGAAGAGCAAGGTGTAAGAAGAAGGGCTCTCCTTGTTACGGAGTTGAATACAGTTGCCCTTCCGCTTGTCCCCGTTCTTGTGAAGTCGATTGTGTCACTTGCAAGCCTCTTTGCA ATTGCGACAAGCCAGGATCTGTTTGTCAAGACCCACGTTTCATCGGAGGAGACGGTCTCACCTTTTACTTCCACGGAAAGAAAGACTCCAACTTCTGCCTCATCTCCGATCCTAACCTTCACATCAACGCACATTTCATTGGTAAACGTAGGCCTGGTATGGCACGTGACTTCACTTGGGTCCAATCCCTTGCTGTCCTCTTTGGCACTCACCGTTTCTACGTCGGAGCCCTCAAAACCGCCACGTGGGACGATTCAGTTGACCGTATCTCCGCCTCTTTAGACGGAAACGTTATCTCGCTTCCTCAGCTAGACGGTGCCACATGGACTTCTTCCCCAGGTGTATATCCTCAGGTCTCGGTCAAACGAGTCAACGCTGATACTAACAATATCGAG GTTGAAGTAGAGGGTTTGCTTAAGATCACCGCAAGAGTGGTGTCAATAACAATGGAAGATTCAAGAATTCATGGGTACGATGTAAAGGAAGATGACTGTCTAGCTCATCTCGACTTAGGGTTCAAGTTCCAAAACCTCAGCGACAATGTCGACGGAGTTTTGGGACAGACTTATAGGCCAAACTACGTTAGCCGAGTCAAGATCGGAGTCCACATGCCTGTGATGGGTGGTGACAGGGAATTCCAGACCACCGGACTTTTTGCACCTGACTGCTCTGCCGCAAGGTTTACCGGTAACGGAGGCAGAAACGGTGGCTGGAGCAAAATGGAGCTCCCTGAGATGAGTTGTGCCAGTGGCGTAGGTGGCAAGGGAGTGGTCTGCAAGAGATAG
- the LOC106315248 gene encoding phosphatidylinositol 3,4,5-trisphosphate 3-phosphatase and dual-specificity protein phosphatase PTEN-like, which yields MSSDSPATGTPDGHPPPAAVEAGTTDDSPKGVASKLSASGISTWAKSLKVPQPFSSARTDSDVENNEKSAFAKFTSGLGLRLSPKSPQPDETGEGTSQPGFIGTITKGLVDTSKNAVKAVQVKARHAVSQNKRRYQEGGFDLDLTYITENIIAMGFPAGDMSSGFFGYVEGFYRNHMEEVINFLETQHKGKYKVYNLCSERLYDVSLFEGKVASFPFDDHNCPPIHLITSFCQSAYSWLKEDIENVVAVHCKAGMARTGLMICSLLLYLKFFPTAEECMDFYNQKRCVDAKGLVLPSQIRYVKYFERILTYFNGENQPGRKCMLRGFRLHRCPYWIRPSITISDHNVVLFTTKKHPRTKDLSPEDFWFSAPKKGVMVFALPGEPGLTELAGDFKIHFHASQGDFYCWMNTTMMENRVILKTSELDGFDKRKLPSPGFMVEVVLADIDTTIPANPSSEPASKAPEETSGANSSSAEGVTPVPGPNKETENPDKDDVFSDNETESTGATKTTPSASSQNPEAKHSADETSALASATEKVTLSGNKGPSQPVSKAEATEKPTGVNASSSESSEFKVMAADASVFSFGDEDDYESD from the exons ATGTCATCTGATTCACCTGCTACGGGAACACCAGATGGTCACCCTCCTCCTGCTGCTGTAGAAGCTGGAACAACCGATGATTCACCTAAAGGGGTAGCTTCAAAGCTATCCGCCTCTGGGATCTCAACATGGGCCAAAAGTTTGAAAGTCCCTCAGCCTTTTTCTTCCGCAAGAACTGATTCTGATGTTGAGAATAATGAAAAGTCTGCCTTTGCGAAATTTACAAGTGGGTTGGGGCTTCGTTTGTCTCCCAAGTCTCCTCAACCTGATGAGACCGGCGAAGGAACTTCACAACCCGGTTTCATTGGGACGATTACTAAAGGTTTGGTGGATACATCAAAGAATGCTGTCAAGGCTGTACAGGTTAAGGCTCGCCATGCCGTGTCCCAGAACAAAAGAAGATACCAG GAAGGAGGGTTTGATTTGGACCTGACGTACATAACAGAGAACATTATTGCGATGGGGTTTCCTGCCGGTGATATGAGTTCTGGCTTTTTTGGATATGTCGAG GGTTTCTACCGCAACCATATGGAAGAAGTTATCAACTTTCTTGAAACTCAACACAAG GGAAAATACAAGGTTTACAATCTTTGTTCAGAGAGGTTGTATGATGTATCACTATTTGAAGGGAAG GTGGCCAGTTTCCCGTTTGACGATCATAACTGCCCACCAATCCATTTGATTACCTCATTTTGCCAAAGTGCATACTCGTGGTTAAAGGAAGACATTGAGAATGTTGTGGCTGTTCACTGTAAGGCGGGAATGGCGAGGACAGGGCTTATGATATGTAGTCTTCTGCTGTATCTGAAG TTTTTTCCGACTGCCGAAGAGTGCATGGACTTCTACAATCAGAAACGATGTGTGGATGCAAAAGGGCTTGTGCTACCTAGCCAAATT AGATATGTGAAATACTTTGAACGAATTTTAACCTACTTCAACGGGGAAAATCAACCAGGCCGCAA GTGTATGCTTAGGGGATTCCGGCTCCATAGGTGTCCTTATTGGATTAGGCCATCCATCACCATTTCAGATCACAACG TGGTTCTCTTTACCACGAAAAAGCATCCTCGGACAAAGGATCTATCG CCTGAAGACTTTTGGTTCAGTGCCCCAAAGAAAGGGGTTATGGTCTTTGCACTACCCGGAGAGCCTGGTCTAACAGAGTTAGCTGGGGACTTTAAAATCCATTTTCACGCCAGTCAAGGAGATTTTTACTG CTGGATGAACACAACAATGATGGAAAACAGAGTGATTCTGAAAACCAGTGAACTCGATGGGTTTGATAAG AGGAAGCTACCTTCGCCTGGATTTATGGTTGAAGTTGTTCTTGCTGATATTGACACAACAATCCCTGCAAACCCTAGTTCTGAACCAGCATCAAAGGCACCCGAAGAAACTTCAGGAGCTAATTCTTCCTCTGCAGAGGGTGTCACACCGGTTCCTGGACCAAATAAAGAAACAGAGAATCCTGATAAGGACGATGTGTTCTCTGATAACGAAACAGAGTCAACGGGCGCAACCAAAACCACACCATCGGCTTCTTCTCAAAACCCAGAAGCCAAACATAGCGCAGATGAAACTTCTGCTCTAGCTAGTGCGACCGAGAAAGTGACTTTATCTGGAAATAAGGGACCATCTCAGCCGGTTAGCAAGGCTGAAGCGACAGAGAAACCTACTGGGGTCAACGCATCAAGCTCAGAGAGTAGCGAGTTCAAGGTTATGGCGGCTGATGCATCTGTGTTCTCGTTTGGAGATGAAGACGACTACGAAAGCGACTGA